The Faecalibacterium prausnitzii genome includes a window with the following:
- the hslO gene encoding Hsp33 family molecular chaperone HslO, with protein sequence MSNLIRGLSENGGVVFCGVDSTAIVRKAEQLHKTSATCSAALGRLLTGAALMGSMLKDDRDTITLRVSGSGPAGVLIACTDGTGNVKGCIDNPLVELPLKENGHLDVGGAVGRDGVLTVIRDNRLQKEPTVGQVPLVSGEIAEDLTSYYAYSEQVPTVCALGVLVDKDLTIACAGGYLIQLLPGATDAEITQLEQNIAAMPSVTEMLRAGKTPEDMMQLALKGFEPNVLDERDVAYQCDCSQERTEEMLLSLGKKELEKLRDEDPNCEVVCHFCHTKYQFDLNELVQKAVDKQSAPAEEH encoded by the coding sequence ATGTCGAATCTGATCCGCGGCCTGTCGGAAAACGGCGGTGTCGTCTTCTGCGGTGTGGACTCTACCGCGATCGTCCGCAAGGCCGAACAGCTCCACAAGACCAGTGCGACCTGCAGCGCCGCCCTTGGCCGTCTACTGACGGGAGCCGCCCTGATGGGCTCCATGCTCAAGGATGACCGGGACACCATCACCCTGCGCGTTTCGGGCAGCGGCCCGGCGGGCGTCCTCATCGCCTGCACCGATGGCACCGGCAACGTGAAGGGCTGCATCGACAACCCGCTGGTGGAGCTTCCGCTCAAAGAAAACGGCCATCTGGATGTCGGCGGTGCCGTCGGCAGGGACGGTGTGCTGACCGTCATCCGGGATAACCGCCTGCAAAAAGAACCGACCGTCGGCCAGGTGCCTCTTGTCTCCGGTGAGATCGCCGAAGACCTGACCAGCTACTATGCTTACAGTGAGCAGGTGCCCACCGTCTGTGCACTGGGCGTTCTGGTCGATAAAGACCTGACCATCGCCTGCGCAGGCGGCTATCTCATCCAGCTGCTGCCCGGTGCCACCGATGCTGAGATCACCCAGCTGGAACAAAACATTGCCGCCATGCCCTCCGTCACCGAAATGCTCCGCGCGGGCAAGACGCCGGAGGATATGATGCAGCTGGCTTTGAAGGGCTTTGAGCCCAACGTCCTCGACGAGCGGGATGTCGCATACCAGTGCGATTGCAGCCAGGAGCGCACCGAAGAGATGCTGCTCAGCCTCGGCAAAAAGGAGCTGGAAAAGCTCCGTGACGAGGACCCCAACTGCGAGGTCGTCTGCCATTTCTGCCACACCAAGTATCAGTTCGACCTGAACGAGCTGGTCCAAAAGGCTGTGGACAAGCAGAGCGCCCCGGCAGAAGAACACTGA